The following are encoded together in the Pectinophora gossypiella chromosome 14, ilPecGoss1.1, whole genome shotgun sequence genome:
- the LOC126372860 gene encoding juvenile hormone esterase-like, producing the protein MCDPIVEVEQGKLKGSVRKTKDDVQYYSFKSIPYAKPPVGNLRFSIPQPPEPWEGVKNAIISCNICAQFDRVTNTVVGDEDCLYLNVYTPKLPTSDCATLPVMVFFHGGGFVFGNGTDDAVHGPDFLIEKDVIIVSLNYRVGILGFLSLNCKDAPGNMGLRDQVQALKWVQKNIAKFGGDRNNVTIFGISAGGASVEYLVLSRMAKGLFHKAIAQSGSSLNHWAQNSNVKELAALIPVLQGKILSGTEPLLQYLKELPLKNLIMFSMAALAANAHKGGIHFGFVPSVETPSDWEPFLDKSPYDLLANGEFTKVPYLSGFCEREGLLMLGFGSVIMEKLVKGKEFTPFLPFEIDETQKPELEKKLKVAYLETETKFKEPDAFAVDFFGDVDFIAGVHVAANLIAKNNSPVYFYEFAYDGGFNYMKKKINIDRKGTCHGDDGGYIVKSGLLSDEFSGTDKLVRDRVREMWSNFAKYGDPTPKTDDLITTKWAPLAETGCGFLRIDDKLTMKEDVYPNRMKLYKELYENYKLTK; encoded by the exons ATGTGTGACCCTATAGTGGAAGTTGAACAAGGTAAATTAAAAGGGAGCGTTCGTAAGACAAAAGATGATGTGCAGTATTATTCCTTCAAGAGCATTCCGTACGCAAAACCACCAGTTGGAAACTTGCGATTTTCG ATCCCGCAACCACCGGAACCGTGGGAAGGTGTCAAAAACGCGATAATCTCTTGCAATATCTGCGCGCAGTTCGACAGGGTAACTAACACAGTCGTCGGAGATGAAGACTGTCTATACCTAAATGTTTATACGCCAAAACTGCCGACTTCTGACTGCGCCACCCTACCAGTAATGGTATTCTTCCACGGAGGCGGCTTCGTCTTCGGAAATGGCACCGACGATGCCGTTCATGGACCAGATTTCCTCATCGAAAAAGACGTAATAATAGTCAGCCTTAACTATAGAGTCGGTATTCTTGGGTTCCTATCATTAAACTGCAAAGACGCTCCTGGAAATATGGGTCTGAGAGATCAAGTCCAAGCCCTAAAGTGGGTTCAAAAGAATATCGCAAAGTTCGGCGGAGACCGTAACAACGTCACAATTTTCGGCATCAGCGCAGGAGGCGCGTCCGTAGAATACCTGGTTTTATCGCGCATGGCAAAAGGTTTGTTCCATAAAGCCATTGCGCAGTCAGGATCTTCTCTCAACCACTGGGCTCAAAATAGCAATGTTAAAGAGTTAGCTGCACTGATACCTGTCCTACAAGGCAAGATTTTGTCTGGAACCGAGCCATTACTACAGTACCTAAAAGAGTTGCCTTTAAAGAATCTCATAATGTTTTCAATGGCAGCTTTGGCAGCTAACGCTCATAAAGGAGGTATCCATTTCGGATTTGTGCCATCAGTGGAGACTCCGAGTGACTGggaaccgtttttagataagtCCCCGTACGATTTGCTCGCAAACGGAGAGTTTACGAAAGTACCATACTTGTCAGGTTTCTGCGAGCGTGAAGGATTGTTGATGTTAGGCTTTGGCTCAGTTATCATGGAAAAACTTGTCAAGGGAAAAGAATTTACTCCGTTTCTTCCGTTTGAGATTGACGAAACACAGAAACCGGAGTTGGAAAAGAAGCTTAAAGTAGCATATTTGGAAACCGAGACCAAGTTCAAGGAGCCGGATGCGTTCGCTGTGGATTTCTTCGGTGACGTTGATTTTATCGCCGGGGTACATGTCGCTGCAAATTTAATAGCTAAAAACAATTCTCCTGTATATTTCTATGAGTTTGCGTATGATGGAGGGTTTAATTatatgaagaagaagataaacatTGACCGCAAAGGCACCTGCCACGGCGATGACGGCGGGTACATTGTAAAGAGCGGATTGCTCAGTGACGAATTCTCTGGTACTGATAAATTGGTTCGAGACAGAGTTCGGGAGATGTGGTCCAATTTTGCTAAATATGG TGACCCTACTCCTAAAACGGATGACCTGATAACAACGAAGTGGGCGCCTCTCGCCGAGACTGGCTGCGGTTTCCTGCGCATTGACGACAAGCTTACCATGAAGGAGGACGTTTATCCTAACAGAATGAAACTTTATAAAGAACTATATGAGAATTACAAGCTGACTAAGTAA
- the LOC126372861 gene encoding juvenile hormone esterase-like, protein MSDPIVEVAQGKLKGKVLKTAKNVEYYTFKGIPYAKPPVGELRFSVPVPPESWVEIKDATKDCNASPQYDVASGFYIGSEDCLVLNVTTPKLPSAGLAKLPVMFYVHGGGFVFGHGTDDSTNGPEYLVEKGVVVVAINYRLGVLGFLTLDCKDAPGNMGLRDQVQALKWVKQNIAKFNGDPDNVTIFGLSAGAASIEYLMLTPIAKGLFHKAIAEGGSSLCHWAQNSKVKQLAYKIAALNDKKVSNDDELLKYLKSLDTKELIMSSMKVLATEEFRGGINFGYVPVIEKRGDWVPLLDQRTYNLLKKGEYTKVPFMSGFATREGLLLLALNSQRLEKVVSEKNFVQYLPFELNNIQEIEIENKLKDIYLKTKNIFDEPDAFGIDYFSDVVILGGVHTATSLIVQNNNYPVYNYEFSYDGKLNHIKKVLGIDRRGACHSDEIGYLLKVSGLPDPGPKDYVVRERMVTLWTNFAKYGNPTPKTDGLITTKWEPATPTKMQCLLITDTLQMKDEVYKNSMELYKELYEKYTPSQ, encoded by the exons ATGTCGGATCCAATAGTAGAAGTGGCTCAGGGTAAATTGAAAGGAAAAGTGCTAAAGACCGCGAAGAATGTAGAGTACTACACTTTCAAAGGAATTCCTTATGCGAAGCCACCGGTTGGGGAGCTGAGATTTTCT GTACCAGTGCCACCAGAGTCATGGGTGGAAATAAAAGATGCAACCAAAGATTGCAACGCAAGTCCTCAGTATGACGTAGCGTCCGGATTTTACATtggaagtgaggattgcttaGTTCTAAACGTCACTACCCCCAAACTCCCTTCTGCTGGCTTAGCGAAGTTACCCGTGATGTTCTACGTTCATGGAGGCGGCTTTGTCTTCGGTCATGGCACAGATGACAGCACTAATGGACCAGAATATTTAGTTGAAAAAGGTGTAGTCGTGGTCGCTATTAACTATCGACTTGGAGTTCTTGGATTTTTAACTTTAGACTGCAAAGACGCTCCTGGTAATATGGGATTGAGAGACCAAGTCCAGGCTTTGAAATGGGTGAAACAAAACATAGCAAAGTTCAATGGAGATCCTGATAACGTAACTATTTTTGGGTTAAGTGCAGGAGCAGCATCTATCGAGTATTTGATGCTGACACCAATAGCGAAAGGGTTATTTCACAAAGCCATAGCCGAAGGTGGCTCTTCGCTTTGTCATTGGGCTCAAAATAGCAAAGTAAAACAACTTGCTTACAAAATCGCAgcactaaatgataaaaaagttTCCAATGATGATGAACTTCTGAAATATTTAAAGTCTTTAGATACGAAAGAGTTGATAATGTCATCTATGAAGGTTTTGGCTACTGAAGAATTCCGTGGAGGTATTAATTTTGGTTACGTACCTGTGATTGAGAAACGTGGAGACTGGGTACCATTATTGGATCAACGAACGTATAATTTGCTTAAGAAAGGAGAATATACGAAAGTTCCCTTTATGTCAGGCTTTGCTACACGAGAAGGTTTATTATTGTTAGCGTTGAACTCACAAAGATTGGAGAAAGTCGTGTCTGAAAAGAACTTTGTGCAATATCTTCCTTTTGAATTGAATAATATTCAAGAAATAgagatagaaaataaattaaaagacaTTTACCTGAAgaccaaaaatatatttgatgaaCCTGATGCATTCGGTATTGATTATTTTAGTGATGTAGTTATTCTGGGCGGGGTGCACACAGCTACATCTTTGAttgttcagaataataactACCCTGTATACAATTACGAGTTTTCttacgatggaaaattaaaTCACATTAAGAAAGTATTAGGCATCGACCGTCGCGGCGCATGTCATAGTGATGAAATCGGGTATCTACTGAAAGTCTCGGGATTACCTGACCCCGGTCCTAAAGACTATGTAGTTCGGGAACGAATGGTGACCCTATGGACCAATTTTGCCAAATACGG GAATCCAACACCAAAAACGGATGGTTTGATAACAACAAAATGGGAGCCGGCAACTCCGACGAAAATGCAGTGTCTTCTTATAACCGATACATTGCAAATGAAAGACGAAGTCTATAAAAACAGTATGGAATTATATAAAGAGctttatgaaaaatataccCCCTCTcaataa
- the LOC126372894 gene encoding 10 kDa heat shock protein, mitochondrial-like, with amino-acid sequence MANVVKKLVPLLDRVLIKRAEAVTKTAGGIMIPEKAQSKVLQGEVVAVGPGARKDNGEFVPVLVKVGDRVLLPEYGGTKVSLENDEKEYHLFREADILAKIDN; translated from the coding sequence atGGCCAACGTTGTGAAGAAACTAGTACCCCTTTTGGACCGTGTACTCATCAAGAGGGCTGAAGCCGTCACGAAGACCGCGGGAGGCATCATGATCCCTGAGAAGGCTCAGTCTAAGGTACTGCAAGGAGAAGTTGTCGCTGTTGGTCCCGGCGCGAGGAAAGATAATGGTGAATTCGTCCCAGTCCTCGTGAAGGTCGGCGACAGAGTCCTGCTTCCCGAGTACGGCGGCACCAAGGTATCCCTCGAGAACGATGAGAAGGAATACCACCTCTTCCGAGAAGCTGATATCCTGGCGAAGATCGATAACTAA